The region taacatatggtgctctatctttatatcttgacagtaaaataagcaacgagatagaccagatgcttttcaactttcttttgagaaaccgtacccattacattaggaaaactgttgtaatgaacacttatgagaatggtggactgacatttctggactttactactttaaataatacttttaagatcaattggataaaacaattcctaagaagacccacttctatctggaattgtattcctcatcatgtcttctctacttttggtggccttaacttcctgttgttttgcaattataatattgacaaagttctgccaaccactatatgaagaagtttaaggaaaacatcaactcaaattgctccttttgtaatgaccacccagaaacagtgttgcatcttttttggcattgtatgcatgtaagaaaactgtggcaagacatcagtaggtttataattgaacacatttatgaagattttactaTATTGTTGAGAGATGTAGTGTTTGAATTatttacatacaatagaaataagctgaaacatttttatgtaattcatttcattttcttttggccaaatttcatatacacaaatgtaaatttacaaacagaaaaccacattttcgtaccctacaaaaagaaattgaactgtattttaagacagttaaatgctctactaacaaaaaagctgttagaattgtaagtatatgtatgtcccttaaggtccttgtgtaattgtaatgtgatattgtaccccctagctcgattgtccattgtttgtaatctatgtatgcttgtgttccctcatgtgctttatgtattgacttgttgttaataaaaaatgtgtttaaaaaaaataaaaataaaataaaggacGAAAAGGAAAGTGTTCCGGAAAAAATAGCAGTCTTTAAATCCTTTCGATGTAAATTGGGATAAATTGACGATTCGGAGTACAATGTCTTTCTCATCACTGGATTGAGGTACATTTTCCGAGTCATATCTCGTTCCGGCTCCGTGTTGTCTTAATCTGTACAGGAATACTGTCTGACCTAGTGCAGCTATAAACAAGCGGCTCGGATCTGCTGGCTAGTAACCTACAGACAGGATTTTTTAACCCCGATAATGTTGCGTGCAGAATTCGACAACAACTCACTTGGTTTCTTTTCCAAACAAGATTCGTTTAACTTCTTTCAATTCCTCATCTGGAATATGTTTCTCCAATGTCTTCTCCAGAGATTCAAACGCAGACCCCGACATTTTGAGGCTACTTCTGTATACTGTCCAAGccttgtgcgtgtgtttgtgaatCCGATAGCCTAGTAAACCCACCCCTTCGACTATTGGGCAAAATCTACATGCGGAAATGCAACCAGCCCGATTCCATCACATTTCTCATCGTCAAAAATCATGGTCAGCACTACAGGAAGTATGCTTTTGACAGGTCTCAGGTGTATTATTGGACTAGGGTAGGTCTACTGTGTCTAcaaatgtactgaacaaaaatataaacacaacatgaaacaatttcaaatatGTTATTGAATTACAGTttatgtaaggaaatcagtcaagtgaaataaattcattaggccctaatctgtggATCAGATGACTAGGAATACGGATACATATTgcaacgaccctgggtttatacgCACGGATATCGATATTGACTCTGCCGCTTGAGCATGCTTTTGGGACTGAACcgatagcgcgctggacttcgggctagaagatCGAGGGTTCGAGGCCTGCTCCCTGCCTTTTTCATAACAATATGTTGGCcagagatacattttttttttaaacataggggcgtggatcagtatctggtgaccaccatttgcctaatgcagcgcgacacatctatTTCACGTAGAGTcgatcaagctgttgattgtggtctgttGACCTACTCATCttcaatgaaatgcttacttacaagcccttaaccaaccagttttaagaaaatagagttaagaaaatatttactaaacaaACAAGTATATATATaggctatacagggggtactggtacggAGTCAATGTATGGGAGTACAGgtcagtcgaggtaatttgtacatgtaggtagggtaaagtgactatgcatagataataaacagcgagtagcagcagtgtaaaaaaaaagggggaggggggggaggtcaatgcaaatagtctgggtagccatttgattaactgttcagcagtcttatggcttgggggtagaagctgttaatgagcctttttgacctagatattggaggggactggaacacgctgtcttacACGTCAacacagagcatcccaaacatactcaaggggtgacatgtctggtgagtatgcaggccatggaagaactgggacattttcagattccaggaattgtgtacagatcctagcaacatggggccgtgcattatcatgctgtgacatgaggtgatggcagcggatgaatgtcACAACAATGTGCTCGTCATGGCATTCAAATTTGaatgccatagataaaatgcaattgtgttcgttgtctgtagcttatgcctgcccataccataaccccaccgccaccatggggcactctgttcacaacgttgacatcagtaaaccgctcgcccacacagcGCCATACAcgggtctgcggttgtgaggctggttggacttaCTGCTAAAATCTCTAAATTGGTGGCTTTTGGTACagatatgaacattaaattatctggcaacagctctggtgggcattcctgtagtcagcacgccaattgcactctccttcaaaactttagacatctgttgcattgggacgtgtgacaaaactgtacattttagtgcTCTTTTATtacccccagcacaaggtgcatctgtgtaatgatcacactgtttaatcagcttcttgatatgccacgtcTTTCAGGTAATAAGcgttttgtgcatatggaacatttatgggatcttttatttcaactcatgaaatatgggaccaacatttatattgttgttcagtacaTATATAGGCTACCTTTATTAGTTGTTCAACTAATAATTTAATTTAAACATTATTAATTGTTGTGAATACATGGATAAGTAGGCTCAGGCTACATTTATATGCCTTTAATAAGTTCAATGGTCCATATAGTCTAATTCTCACATTAGACTGcagtttacacaggcagtccaattcGGAACTTtttccattaattggtcttttgaccaatcagatcagctcttttacatataattgggctgcctgtgttaaCTTAGACAAATAATCCTAGATTAGTAAAAAACAATTCTGGGACAATACCAGCTTCTAGTACACACAGGAGACAAGCTACATGCAAGTGCCATTCTTACTTTTACCAgggtgttgtgtctttggctatgccggattaagtgatatgacatgctattctataaaatcctttctctgtaattaattttacctgattgagctagtcacgtaaatgtaattaactagaaagtcggggcaccacaaaataatatttatagagctgttatcttccgaataaactcttaaagacctagtaatattttacatcaatagcagtcaatattaatcgtcaccttatttcagtctcatctgaaagttgtaaattcttggatatcttcacgaaccctgactaacaagttgaatcagcaatacaaaattgggtttaattatttatttactaaatacctaattaatcacacagaattacaaatacacagaatgaatcataccttgattacaaattatgtcataaaggaaaacgtccctagcggacggaacagatatgacagctggttacacaaagaaaatgggggttgggtttgagtgaaagagcaggaagactgaagaacaaagggagaagcgatgtctctatcgtaaatacaggATCTTaggcattctaaattaccgcccatttggaaaaggaaaacataatgaatatttactctgagctgcacttcaataggttggtggtagatggaaggtcGAGTTGCCCAAGAGTTCTTCCATCCTTTGAAGAGTGTCTATGGTGTTGAACGGGAAACGTTGTAGtgtcgtcgttgtgtggtagatgggatactctgtctgtcctctcctagcccacgtttacaacggccgctgctaactcaacggctaggaggtatcacttctgtagcgaataagagttcaaagttcataccattcgcaaccaaagctcacgctgaggttggcttcgttctgtaggtattatctgaatccttctgacatcggatcgtcatcctaatgtacccggaacaggaggttacattatCGTCAAGGGCttttatatagtggagggagaagtgtgtgtttcatagtttaaaGCCCATGTCTAACCCAtgcctaaccttatgaaaacccaaatctctcatttggtaGCTAAAATTGCAtttaatctcttcaccaataattttatatttaaacatttgaattgcacaacaattccatgtgaatctgataactataatgtgtagactttcccagatacagtttatgtcgttccttcatcagtcataatgtctcagatgacaaccgaactgacgtcatattcattaagtaccaacgcatattttcaactggttctattaccgaaatatggttcctttccctccacttgtttgatgttcccagactctctgtttaacaaaggctattcaagagtccctctgtagagtcaagagagagggaagggagaaaggtatttatggtgggggggtcataaaccttacccacaggccaacatcatgacaaGGTATATGTGGGAATGTTAATTTATCAACCTAAATTTACCAAAGTAAAAAATTATTGGAGTGAAGAGAACCACAGCACCAACACAATTACATGTATGTGGTCCATAGCTTTCTATACATGCATGTCCATCACCATCTTTttcagccttcctcctctcctttcttcatATCTTTAAGTCTTCCAGGATGGCTCTTCTTGTTTCCAGCAGTGGGCTTGCGCCGGATCTGATTGACAGAACCTTTCCTTGAGGGACCACCCTTTTTTTTCTGCTCCTTACATGGGTTGGACAGCTTCTTTAGGACCTCTGAGGTAGAAACATTTACAAAAGTAACATACATAAGTATAGACAGTTAATACATATTAAGATACATATTAAccaccacatacagtgccttgcgaaagtatttggcccccttgaactttgcgaccttttgccacatttcaggcttcaaacataaagatataaaactgtatttttttgtgaagaatcaacaacaagtgggacacaatcatgaagtggaacgacatttattggatatttcaaacttttttaacaaatcaaaaactgaaaaattgggcgtgcaaaattattcagcccccttaagttaatactttgtagcaccaccttttgctgcgattacagctgtaagtcgcttggggtatgtctctatcagttttgcacatcgagagactgaaatgttttcccattcctccttgcaaaacagctcgagctcagtgaggttggatggagagcatttgtgaacagcagttttcagttctttccacagattctcgattggattcaggtctggactttgacttggccattctaacacctggatatgtttatttttgaaccattccattgtagattttgctttatgttttggatcattgtcttgttggaagacaaatctccgtcccagtctcaggtcttttgcagactccatcaggttttcttccagaatggtcctgtatttgactccatccatcttcccatcaattttaaccatcttccctgtccctgctgaagaaaagcaggcccaaaccatgatgctgccaccaccatgtttgacagtggggatggtgtgttcagctgtgttgcttttacgccaaacataacgttttgcattgttgccaaaaagttcaatattggtttcatctgaccagagcaccttcttccacatgtttggtgtgtctcccaggtggcttgtggcaaactttaaacaacactttttatggatatctttaagaaatggctttcttcttgccactcttccataaaggccagatttgtgcaatatacgactgattgttgtcctatggacagagtctcccacctcagctgtagatctctgcagttcatccagagtgaccatgggcctcttggctgcatctctgatcagtcttctccttgtatgagctgaaagtttagagggacggccaggtcttggtagatttgcagtggtctgaaactccttccatttcaatactatcgcttgcacagtgctccttgggatgtttaaagcttgggaaatctttttgtatccaaatccggctttaaacttcttcacaacagtatctcggacctgcctggtgtgttccttgttcttcatgatgctctctgcgcttttaacggacctctgagactatcacagtgcaggtgcatttatacggagacttgattacacacaggtggattgtatttatcatcattagtcatttaggtcaacattggatcattccgagatcctcactgaacttctggagagagttttctgcactgaaagtaaaggggctgaataattttgcacgcccaatttttcagtttttgatttgttaaaaaagtttgaaatatccaataaatgtcgttccacttcatgattgtgtcccacttgttgttgattcttcacaaaaaaatacagttttatatctttatgtttgaagcctgaaatgtggcaaaaggtcgcaaagttcaagggggccgaatactttcgcaaggcactgtattaaccATCCTAATCATACAGTCTTAAATCAGGCTAGATGTGGGTTTGCTTAAGGCTAGTGTACTGCACATGTACAGTAACTAGGCAACAAAGTCACGTTACAGGTATTGTCCCATTAGGAGGCCACAAAGAATTACTTTAGACCATGCTCAGTGCTGGCACTGAATAAAGCCATGCAGTGGTTTCAGTCGGGCACATTTGCCTCAGTGCTGTGGATGTTTTTTTCATTACCTGCTAACTCGGGATGGCTCTTGTCAAGGTCATTTAGGAGTGGCACGTACTTCTGCCCTTCAGTCCCATCACCTCCTGGGGGAAATATGAAGTGAATTAAAGTTAACCAGTTTCATTACTGTAAAGTAACTTTAGTAATAATGACATTAACTTCAGCCATgttaaggccaggcaccacaggcTAATAGAGATTTTTTTCTTCCTTTACTCTCATCAGATTGAACCTTTACCAGTTAAAAGTATACATAAATACAATAGATTATTTTATTACAATATGTGCTAATTTGCATATTCCAAGAATCCGTTTTTAAACACATTGCTTCAAAGCagaatgttttttaaatgttttattgtgaTATGACACTCAATAGTCAGACTTTTACAGATCATTTCataaaaatattgtcatttcATGGAATTATTTAAAAAACACTATTCACATGTATGACGGATGCATATGTTGCATATATTTACGCATATAATGACATTTAAAATCAAAACAACACAAGATGTCAAATAAAAGTCTGACTAAAAGTCtacccgagtggcacagcaggtctaaggcactgcatctcagtgctagaggtgtcactacagaccctggttcgatctcgggctgtatcacaaccagtcgTGATCAGgcagggcacaattggcccagttagtggagggtttgaccggggtatggggtcattgtaaaataagaatttgttaactgacttgcctagttaaataaagatgaaaaataaattaaaaaaataagacCTAAGAACCGGTGTGTGGAATAACGTGGAATAATGTGAATGTACGTCGTTTGAAGACTGAGAAAAATGAATTGGAGCACAGGGAACATGATATGACAAAGATAGGCTAATGCAATTAAAATGTACTTTCCATAAATATTACCATTCATTTCACATGAATTACACTTTTATTCATATATCACTTCTAAACTGACAAATAAACATGAGCTATACCTTTTAATAATACATTATCACGTTTAATACATTTCTTTCAAGGAATAGAGCATATCATTAAATACTGGTCTGATGGGCAAATGTGTACTTTTGGGCAAATTCTCATGTCACTTTTCCCAATGTGTCACATACAAGGATTTTGTATGGCTGTTGAAATGTGCAGAACAGTAATCAGCTATGCCTGCCCCATATGTAAGGTCCTCTGAGTTGTTGCCGGTGCCGCTTTACTTTCTTAACTGTGTCATGGGACCTGCGCCTATGCTTGACACACTCCATTGAAGCATCATCAGCTCTCACAACTCCTCTCTGATTGCTCAAGTGTCACCAAAGGGCTGTCAAGCCACAATTTGTCCATCAGATTTGATATAGCAGTGGTTCCCTCATTGAACGTTGCTACTGCCATACTGGCTGTTGCGTCAATGCAGCTTTTGCCCACAAAGACAGGTTTGAGGCACTGCGACCATATTACAGAATTCAGACAGTCATTTACATTCTGGGTTCCTCCATGCTATATATCCTTTTGAGgaggtcatttaaaaaaaaaatcacctttatttaaccaggtaggccagattgagaacaagttctcatttacaacgcgacctggccaagatatagcaaagcagtgtgacacaaacaacacagagttacacatggaataaacaaacgtacagtcaataacacaatagaaaagtctatatacagtgtgtgtaaatgaggtaagattagggaggtaaggtaataaataggccgtagtagcaaagtaattacaacctagcaattaaacactgtagtgatagatgtgcagaaggtgaatgtgcaattagagatactggggtgcaaaggaacaaaataaataaataacattatggggatgaggtagttggatgggctatgtacaggtgcaatgatctgtaagctgctctgacagctgatgcttaaagttagcaagggagatatgagtctccagcttcagtgatttttgcaatttgttccagtcattggcagcagagaactgtaaggaaaggcacgccaaaaggaggaattggctttgggggtgatcagtgaaatatacctgctggagtgcgtgctatgtctgggtgctgctatggtgaccagtgagctgagataaggcggggctttacctagcaaagacctatagatgatctggagctagtgggtttggctaagaatatgaagcgagggccagccaacaagagcatacaggtcgcagtggtgggtagtatatggggctttggtgacaaaactgatggcactgtgatagactgcatccaattttctgagtgttggaggctattttgtaaatgacatcgcagaagtcaaggatcggtaggatagtcagtttaacgagggtatgtttggcagcatgagtgaaggatgctttgttgtgaaataggaagcctattctagatttaattttggattggagatgcttaatgtgagtctggaaggagagtgtacagtctaaccagacacctaggtatgtgTAGATATTCtaagaaccgtccagagtagtgatgctggacgggcgggcaggtgtgggcagcgatcggttgatgcatttagttttacttgcacttaagagcagttggaaggagagttgtatggcattcaagctcatctggaggttagttaacacagtgttcaaagaagggccaaaagtatacagaatggtgtggtctgcgtagaggtggatcagagaatcaccagcagcaagagccaCGTCAtttatgtatacagagaaaataatcagcctgagaattgaaccctgtggcaccctcatGGAGACTGCCacaggcccggacaacaggccctccgatttgacacactgagctctatctgagaagtagttggtgaaccaggcgaggcagtcatttgagaaaccaaggctgttgagtctgccaataagtatgttaacttggctttcgaagaccttagaaaggggTTCTGGCATGTGGGAGCTTTTCGGCACAACACCGGAAAACAATCTTTTGCATGATATATGATTCAACATGGAAAGTTTTAAAATTAGAGGTAGAAGTTCTACATGAAAAATACTAACGAGAACGACATTTATGGCAGGTGTAATTGACGGAGTTGAGATAAAACTATACAAATCAAGTATTTATATACATTATTGCAGATGTATTTGTAGTTGCAAATGTTCCAAAAATCTGAAAATGTACAAATACAAGTAAAATCAACATTTTTgcctgtggtgcctggccttaTGAACCTATCTATAACATATTAGTAGGCCTAGTAATCGTGTGTAGAGCAGGCAATGTGAGAAACCACTCTTTGATCCCATGGGCTCTTTAGACATACACAGCCTAGTGCCTTTATTATATTTGGAGAGACTCACTGCAGATGCGTATGAGAACGTAGCTGTGCCTCTCCTTCATCAGACTGCTGGCCTGCTCCATGCTCTTCTCCTTTACACTCAGGTTCACCAGCTCCCCTGTCCTGTCCATCAGGTCCACATGGTCTGTAGAGTACATCTGTAATGTGACATTTACACTGGGCTCTCTCAGTCTATTACATTTTCACTTATTGGTATTTACTCAGTCAGGAAACAATCTGGCTGGCTGTTTCTATcatttccagtcattggcagagaTACCATGTGCATACAACCTCACACGgaaatgtactgtataatatatatccAATAGTATTTGTATCATGCTTTCAGACTCTTATCTTTTTGTAaataatttttaaaatattttgttttATGTGTAATGCAATTGTCTttatgtgtttggaccccaggaagagtagcttgatggggatccctaataaacacaaatacaaacactATCAGGTGCTTCTGAGGTTAAATCAAGAATCTAATACAACAAATCGGAAGTTCAACTGTCAATTATTCTACCCTTTGGGAGAAGTTCGGAACTGCACCTTGAGAATCCAGATAACATCTCTCCTTCAAACTGTGGATGAAGTCTATCACCCTGCAGTTCAGGTTAAACAGTTCTGTTTGGCCCTCTTTCAATATAAGAAAAGAGAAGTATGTTTGTACATTTCCTATAACATTGTATTACATTCATATGACATCGTATATCACAAAATTACATCTAATGTTtaaatgtgtcattctcaaatgATCTGTTTATATCTCCATAGGTCTCCGAAGGTTTCATTAGAGGTCAGCTGTTGGCCTCCATAGAGATGATGGAATTATACTTCATCATGATGATGATATAGCACTGTCTTTCACTTACCTCCAAACTGCACGGTGACAAACATTTCACCTTGTCTCTACACAAAACACTTTAGACCAGACCACTAAAGCCACCTCCCATAATGTTGCTACAAGTATCTGAAGCACTCACCTCTTCCATAGAGCCAAAGGAGTGATGAGTTTGGGTTTAGCACACAGTGCcacaatagtttaaaaaaaaaaaaaaaaatctatgttgTTGACTACTGTCATACTTAGTGACTAAGCTTCTGCACTGAGGAGGCCATTGTGAATGGCTTCTGCAGTTGCTCTGAGTAAACCAACAGTTGACAGGATACGTTATCCATTTGGCATTTTAAAGCCAGACCTGTAAACAGTTTTGAACTGTTGCAGAGCCAGCAAAAATGTTTGTCTTATACACACATCGAAAGCACATTCCCCCTGGTTGATAACCCATCTGACTccccctcgtctctcctctcctttcaatGGAAGAGAAGACAGAACCTTTTATGTGAGGGAAGTGTTCTTGTTTGTTTCCATGGAGTCAACACACAGACGCATAAGTCCTCTGGCTTTTACTGCTACTTGTTAAACACGGAGGTCTGACTTAGATACTGTGGGGGATGACTTAGCGGGTTTATTGTCAGCCGACCACTAACTGGGATTAGACTGACCATTACCCATAGAGGCAATGCTACTCTACTATCTAGTGAATTATAATGACAAGACAGTTGTTACCATAAGCATCATCACAACAAATCTAAGAGAGAAATGACTTGTCTTTTACTTGGAAACGTTAGGATCAGGGATCTGAGCTTTTCCTCTTATTTCACAATACCACACACGTTGTATGTAATACACATTCTGCACTTAACACCATAACAATGACCAGTACAGGAGATCATCTGAGGACCTCAGTCCATTCATGGCACGTCCCGTTGACTTGTAtgctacatcaaatcaaattgtgtttgtgACATGTTTCGTAAACAAGaggtgtagaataacagtgaaagtATTACTTACAGCCCCTCCCAACAATAAAtatagaaaaacattttttttaaattgaaaaatAACAGGAgggataaatacacaatgagtaatgataacttggctatatacacagggtaccagtaccgagtggatgtgcaggggtgcgaggtaattgagatagatATGtccatataggtagggataaagtgactaggcaacaggacagataataaacagtaacagcagcgtacGTGATGAGTTAAGAGTTAGTGCGAAAAGGGTCATGATTAAACCATCAACACTGAACTATCAATCAACTCTTTCCCATTGTACGGACCATGAAGAGAATGTGCGTTGTTACTGCTCAAATTACACTGTCAATCAGATGAGACAAGAGTACCAGACCATCTAACACTTGATAGATTGTACATGCCAGTGACTGAGGCACTATAGAGTCACTCAGTGAGAGAATTAGATTAGCCTTGTTCCATGAGCACCATTTCTCATGGCCAAATGTACAGTAAACCATGTACAGTATCAGGATCACTGAGTCATGACAGGAAGGAAGCTATGTCTGTAACATTAGGTGGTTGTtacttaaagtccccaggacattcacagtattaggcaagactgccttctcttctTGTGCACCAGATGCATGGAATAATCAACAATCCATGTTTAATCTAGATATCTTACTGAATCAATTTAAAATATTgatgggagactctgttacagaggagtgtagTAAATGCtttttttaggctggatcatgttgttgATCCCATTGAGACTttgggtctcaatgggcttttcctggttaaataaaggttaaataaacatttttaaaatgacCCTCCAGTCATTTGAGGATGGCATTGTTAAACACGTAAGTGGTGAGTGAAAGAGATATTGGCCAGAATGGCCACTTCTAAAAACGTGAGTTGTGGAAGTCTTATTTAGTCATGTCAGAAAGGGGGTGAGAGTCAGGATGTTGTTGTGTAGAAAACACCAGTCAATTATGCTggtaacatattttttttaaaacactacAATGTCATTTCAGGAAGCCCCTGGGAGGACATTAAAAGGAGAATGCCCTGTGCCCCGTAACCTGGAATCATCCGGGAATTTGGATAAAAGCTGGGAAAGCTGTAGAAATCAGAGGAGCTCACAGTTTGTAAAAGGGGACATAAATCCCATGGCCCATCTGGTTTGGTCTGCCCCCTCCACAGACTGACCAGCCCTCTTA is a window of Oncorhynchus mykiss isolate Arlee chromosome 11, USDA_OmykA_1.1, whole genome shotgun sequence DNA encoding:
- the LOC110535896 gene encoding uncharacterized protein C22orf15 isoform X2 → MDRTGELVNLSVKEKSMEQASSLMKERHSYVLIRICRGDGTEGQKYVPLLNDLDKSHPELAEVLKKLSNPCKEQKKKGGPSRKGSVNQIRRKPTAGNKKSHPGRLKDMKKGEEEG
- the LOC110535896 gene encoding uncharacterized protein C22orf15 isoform X1 — translated: MYSTDHVDLMDRTGELVNLSVKEKSMEQASSLMKERHSYVLIRICRGDGTEGQKYVPLLNDLDKSHPELAEVLKKLSNPCKEQKKKGGPSRKGSVNQIRRKPTAGNKKSHPGRLKDMKKGEEEG